One Legionella hackeliae DNA segment encodes these proteins:
- a CDS encoding patatin-like phospholipase family protein yields MAERTSGKKKPAHKKALGLINKPEKTTNAKQTYDRIACVFQGGGALGAYQVGAFRAIHERGYHPNFLAGVSIGAINSAIIAGNSRENQIDKLFEFWDTIAPKLWLDLHTHSQAPGDILDWTHHLHNRFGALYSVFFGLEGFFKPRMMPPGPFTHDTPDKLSYYDTTELRSTLERLIDFDRINDKKVTLCLGAVNITTGEMEFFNNQMITLTVDHVMASGALPPGFPAIKIGDDYYWDGGIYANTPLVTVLDALPELDTLCFVVDCFSLQGPLPHDMDQLEERQKDIRYASHSRRLTNVYTSRQNLQAAINYLGNKLPPDVKSDPEVQKILELGHEKRFSVVHIIYNGTPYSHSFKDYNFIRSAINVRLNTGYKNAIDVLNKPEWEKKSDKKLACSIYGVTSDYFEQH; encoded by the coding sequence ATGGCTGAACGTACTTCAGGGAAAAAAAAGCCGGCACATAAAAAAGCGCTTGGTTTAATTAATAAACCTGAAAAAACAACAAATGCTAAACAAACCTATGATCGAATCGCTTGTGTATTTCAAGGTGGTGGCGCATTAGGAGCCTATCAGGTCGGTGCTTTTCGCGCTATTCATGAGCGTGGTTACCATCCCAATTTTCTTGCGGGTGTTTCTATTGGGGCCATCAATAGCGCCATTATTGCAGGCAATTCACGTGAAAATCAAATCGATAAATTATTTGAATTTTGGGATACCATTGCTCCAAAATTATGGCTCGATTTGCATACACACTCCCAGGCTCCAGGTGATATCCTGGATTGGACTCATCATCTCCATAACCGCTTCGGTGCCTTATATTCTGTTTTCTTTGGACTAGAGGGCTTTTTTAAACCAAGAATGATGCCACCAGGTCCTTTCACGCATGATACGCCAGACAAATTAAGTTATTACGATACCACCGAGTTACGCTCAACTTTAGAGCGTTTGATTGACTTTGATCGTATTAACGATAAAAAAGTCACTCTTTGTCTAGGAGCAGTCAATATTACTACAGGCGAAATGGAATTTTTTAATAATCAAATGATAACACTTACCGTGGATCACGTCATGGCCAGCGGCGCCTTGCCTCCAGGTTTCCCAGCAATAAAGATAGGAGATGATTATTATTGGGATGGTGGAATTTACGCAAATACTCCTCTGGTGACTGTTCTTGATGCGCTACCAGAATTAGATACCTTATGTTTTGTTGTTGATTGTTTCAGCTTACAAGGCCCCCTACCACACGATATGGACCAACTTGAGGAGCGTCAGAAAGATATTCGTTATGCCAGCCACTCCCGTCGCTTAACGAATGTTTACACCAGTCGACAAAATCTACAAGCTGCTATTAACTATTTAGGGAATAAATTACCACCAGACGTTAAATCGGATCCTGAGGTACAAAAAATTTTAGAGCTGGGCCATGAAAAACGTTTCAGTGTTGTGCATATCATCTATAACGGAACCCCTTATTCTCATTCTTTTAAAGACTATAATTTTATTCGTTCAGCAATTAATGTTCGTTTAAATACAGGATATAAGAATGCTATCGATGTTTTAAATAAACCCGAGTGGGAGAAGAAGTCAGATAAAAAACTCGCATGTTCGATTTACGGAGTTACTTCGGATTACTTTGAGCAACATTGA
- a CDS encoding Maf family protein, producing MSKFLTQQPIILASASKIRIQLLTSLGINFEVIPAACDEEGIKKVLRTASMLELANTLARCKALEVSNRYPDHFVIAADQLCIIDETYLDKPLTHAVAVTHLRLLQGKIHQQLSAYCIAKAGQLILQNHDVAKLTMRKLSDSTIEAYLKQDKPYQSCGAYHFEGQGKWLFDDINGCESTILGLPLVPLTQALISLEVVRFG from the coding sequence ATGTCTAAATTTTTAACTCAGCAACCCATTATTCTTGCCTCCGCGTCTAAAATTCGTATACAACTTTTAACAAGCTTGGGAATTAACTTTGAGGTTATTCCAGCAGCTTGCGATGAGGAAGGGATTAAGAAAGTGTTGCGGACTGCGTCAATGCTTGAATTGGCGAATACTCTAGCGCGCTGTAAAGCACTTGAAGTTAGTAATCGCTATCCCGATCATTTTGTAATTGCTGCGGATCAACTTTGCATTATTGACGAAACTTATCTTGATAAACCACTCACCCACGCGGTTGCAGTGACACATCTTCGCCTGTTACAAGGAAAAATCCATCAACAATTGTCAGCTTACTGCATTGCAAAAGCAGGTCAGCTCATCTTGCAAAATCATGATGTCGCAAAGCTCACCATGCGTAAACTCAGTGATAGCACCATTGAAGCTTATTTAAAGCAAGATAAGCCCTACCAAAGCTGCGGCGCTTATCATTTTGAAGGCCAGGGCAAATGGCTATTTGACGACATCAACGGCTGCGAAAGCACCATCCTTGGTTTACCGTTAGTTCCCCTAACTCAGGCATTAATAAGCCTTGAAGTGGTTAGATTTGGTTAA
- a CDS encoding ZIP family metal transporter encodes MATATLKIIFSVILFVVILLAGWYPFKKRVQGDGHIDFPIGETLATGVFLGAALLHMLPESSLLFHEMGYHYPFAFIITGAVFLLFLWFEHLGKELYHHHDASHPAFAILAWAMLSVHSIMLGTALGLTHSNSMMIMLFLAIITHKWAESFAIAVQLNKSSLTRNQCFGFFLSFCLMTPLGIFIGWYFGHGVETNSLFDPILISASAGTFLYLGTLHGLERCVMVERCCNLRDFSFVIIGFLLMASVAAYV; translated from the coding sequence ATGGCTACGGCCACTTTAAAGATAATTTTTTCCGTAATTCTTTTCGTAGTGATTCTATTAGCCGGATGGTATCCCTTTAAAAAACGGGTCCAGGGAGATGGTCATATTGATTTTCCTATCGGCGAAACATTAGCTACTGGAGTTTTCCTTGGCGCAGCCTTATTGCATATGCTCCCGGAATCCAGTTTGTTATTTCATGAAATGGGTTATCACTATCCATTCGCCTTTATTATTACAGGTGCAGTCTTTTTACTCTTTTTATGGTTTGAGCATTTAGGGAAAGAGTTGTACCACCATCATGATGCGTCTCACCCTGCTTTTGCTATTCTTGCATGGGCCATGCTGTCGGTCCATTCCATTATGTTGGGGACAGCTCTAGGGTTAACTCATAGTAATTCCATGATGATTATGCTTTTTCTCGCCATTATTACGCATAAATGGGCAGAAAGTTTTGCAATTGCCGTGCAGCTTAACAAGAGCTCTTTAACGCGCAATCAGTGCTTCGGCTTTTTCTTAAGTTTTTGCTTAATGACACCGTTGGGTATTTTTATTGGTTGGTATTTCGGACATGGTGTAGAAACCAATTCGTTATTCGACCCTATTTTAATTTCTGCCTCAGCGGGTACGTTTCTCTATTTAGGAACCCTTCATGGTCTTGAGCGATGTGTAATGGTTGAGCGCTGCTGCAATTTACGAGATTTTAGTTTTGTGATCATAGGTTTCTTGCTGATGGCTTCGGTAGCAGCCTATGTCTAA
- a CDS encoding D-2-hydroxyacid dehydrogenase, translating into MKKPNIVVLDSKPLINDGLSLDALYQLGEVSLYDKTPEELVIERALDAEIILTNKVKLREKHFSQLPQLRYIGETATGVDNIDVKAAAKHNIIVTNIPDYSTDSVAQHVFALLLTHTNHIEAHNQSIQRGDWQSNPYFAYWLNPITELAGMTLGLMGYGRVAQKVASIANTLGMRVIAHKPTPFSDNLATWVSEEELLAQSDVLSLHCPLTEATKHFINEDTLKHMKPAAILINTGRGGLINESHLAHALKKKQISAAYLDVLSEEPPAADNPLIGLSNCIITPHIAWASVAARKRLLNIVCENIIHFLNGQPINVIRAS; encoded by the coding sequence ATGAAGAAACCTAACATCGTTGTTTTGGACTCAAAACCACTCATTAACGACGGCTTGTCTTTAGATGCACTTTACCAATTAGGCGAAGTGAGCCTGTACGATAAAACTCCAGAGGAATTGGTTATAGAGCGTGCTTTAGACGCAGAAATTATCCTTACCAACAAAGTCAAATTGCGTGAAAAACATTTTAGCCAACTACCACAACTTCGTTATATTGGAGAAACAGCAACAGGGGTTGATAATATTGATGTGAAAGCAGCAGCCAAACACAACATCATTGTCACGAATATTCCTGACTACAGTACCGATAGCGTTGCCCAGCATGTTTTTGCTTTATTGCTGACTCATACTAATCATATAGAAGCGCATAATCAATCCATTCAACGAGGTGATTGGCAATCTAATCCCTATTTTGCTTACTGGTTAAATCCTATTACCGAATTAGCGGGGATGACCTTGGGTTTAATGGGTTATGGCAGAGTGGCTCAAAAAGTTGCCTCAATAGCCAATACACTCGGCATGCGAGTGATTGCACACAAACCCACGCCCTTTTCTGATAATCTGGCAACCTGGGTCAGCGAAGAGGAGCTGTTAGCACAAAGTGACGTCTTAAGTTTGCATTGCCCATTAACCGAAGCGACTAAACATTTTATTAATGAAGACACACTTAAACACATGAAACCTGCAGCCATTCTTATTAACACAGGCCGAGGTGGCTTAATTAATGAATCTCATTTAGCACATGCCTTGAAAAAGAAACAAATAAGTGCAGCCTATCTAGATGTTCTTAGTGAAGAACCACCTGCGGCTGACAATCCTTTAATCGGTTTATCCAATTGTATTATTACACCGCACATTGCCTGGGCCTCAGTTGCTGCACGAAAACGCTTGCTAAATATAGTCTGTGAAAATATTATTCACTTTCTCAATGGGCAACCCATTAATGTAATACGTGCTTCATAA
- a CDS encoding cation diffusion facilitator family transporter has product MTQQDRYQQAKKITLIGAVINAILGFIKLIGGMLFHSHALVADGIHSFSDLFTDLMVVFASKYGSQDADESHPYGHQRIETAATLLLALLLILAGAGIAWDSINEIIRGSHDYPGWIALPIALLSVLANELLFHWTNHIGKRIQSSLVIANAWHHRSDAASSIVVSLGLIGTILGFIYLDAVAAIIVGVMIIKMGISYGWGSVKELIDTAVDPETLKKIEDIIQGIHGVERIHQLRSRLMGGDILVDVHILVSPYISVSEGHYIAQHVHQALVTQLERVKDVTVHVDPEDDEISCPSLHLPSRDALQERLMLHWQKNYPELLNWTIHYLDGKLTIDLIFSQEHPNWISLKERIIHDVAAEEYPIGVRFFCQQGHSYHEET; this is encoded by the coding sequence ATGACTCAGCAGGATCGCTATCAACAGGCTAAAAAAATAACTCTTATTGGTGCTGTAATTAATGCGATTCTAGGATTTATCAAACTTATTGGCGGCATGCTTTTTCATTCTCATGCTTTAGTCGCTGATGGTATTCATTCTTTCTCCGATCTCTTTACTGACTTGATGGTGGTATTTGCTTCCAAGTACGGTAGCCAAGATGCCGATGAATCTCATCCTTATGGGCATCAACGCATCGAAACTGCAGCAACCTTACTGCTTGCTTTATTACTCATTCTTGCAGGAGCAGGTATCGCCTGGGATTCTATTAACGAAATAATTCGCGGCTCACATGACTATCCTGGATGGATAGCGCTTCCTATTGCCTTGTTGTCCGTACTTGCCAATGAACTGTTATTTCACTGGACTAATCATATAGGAAAGCGTATCCAATCTTCGCTGGTTATTGCAAATGCCTGGCATCATCGTTCAGATGCTGCATCATCTATTGTGGTTTCTCTAGGTCTGATTGGAACTATTTTGGGTTTCATTTACCTTGATGCGGTAGCAGCAATTATTGTTGGTGTCATGATTATTAAGATGGGCATTAGTTATGGCTGGGGTAGCGTTAAGGAGTTAATTGATACTGCCGTAGATCCTGAAACATTAAAAAAGATAGAAGATATTATTCAGGGTATCCATGGCGTTGAGCGAATTCATCAACTACGCAGTCGCTTAATGGGAGGTGACATTCTGGTTGATGTGCACATCCTTGTCTCCCCTTATATTTCAGTATCTGAAGGACATTATATTGCCCAGCATGTTCATCAAGCTCTTGTTACTCAACTTGAACGTGTAAAGGATGTGACGGTCCATGTCGACCCGGAAGACGATGAAATATCCTGCCCTTCACTGCACTTGCCAAGTCGCGATGCTTTACAAGAGCGGCTAATGCTTCATTGGCAAAAAAATTATCCGGAACTTTTAAATTGGACGATACATTACTTAGATGGCAAACTGACCATTGATTTGATTTTCTCACAAGAACATCCAAATTGGATTTCTCTTAAAGAACGCATTATTCACGACGTGGCTGCTGAAGAGTATCCCATAGGTGTACGCTTTTTTTGCCAACAAGGACATAGTTATCATGAAGAAACCTAA
- a CDS encoding sulfurtransferase TusA family protein yields the protein MAHYDLDARRLLCPMPVIKTQNMAKKLAHGDTLTIIATDPGSQHDLPCWCRINGHKLTECKEVDGEIHITLELIKD from the coding sequence ATGGCGCATTATGATTTAGACGCTCGCCGACTTTTATGTCCGATGCCCGTGATTAAAACACAAAATATGGCGAAAAAACTCGCTCATGGTGATACATTAACCATCATTGCTACTGATCCTGGTTCTCAACATGATCTTCCTTGTTGGTGTAGGATTAATGGTCATAAACTCACTGAATGCAAAGAAGTTGATGGTGAAATACATATCACACTTGAATTAATTAAGGATTAG
- a CDS encoding tRNA (5-methylaminomethyl-2-thiouridylate)-methyltransferase, translated as MSSKRKAVALISGGLDSMLAVKVIQDQGIHVEGINFYTGFCHSGHTSAIRNRKTEKPLRNDALWVAEQLGIQLHIIDIVEPYKEILLKPKHGYGKNVNPCLDCKIFMVQEAYKWMLENNFDFIITGEVIGQRPKSQRSATMPLIAEQSGADDRLLRPLCAKLLPATLPEREGWVNREALYDFKGRNRKPQLGLAASMEIEEFAQPAGGCCVLTDENYTRRLRDMWDHRDTRDYELEDIILLKAGRHIRPLPHYKMIIARDEAESNFLTGYRKQFIHMQIKNHRGPMILIEGQPTPDDLHTCARIAGRFCSGRDEACVEVELNHLDGQQQVLQVQPIRADDIPRSWYL; from the coding sequence ATGTCGTCAAAGCGTAAAGCTGTAGCATTGATCTCCGGTGGACTGGACTCCATGTTGGCAGTTAAAGTAATCCAGGACCAAGGCATTCACGTTGAAGGAATAAATTTTTATACGGGCTTTTGTCATTCAGGACACACCTCAGCCATTCGTAATCGAAAAACAGAAAAACCATTACGTAATGATGCACTCTGGGTTGCTGAGCAGCTGGGCATTCAACTACACATTATCGATATTGTTGAACCTTATAAAGAAATTTTACTAAAACCTAAGCACGGTTATGGCAAGAATGTGAATCCTTGTCTGGATTGTAAAATATTCATGGTCCAGGAAGCCTATAAGTGGATGTTAGAAAACAACTTTGATTTTATTATCACCGGTGAAGTTATAGGTCAGCGGCCCAAATCCCAACGCAGTGCTACCATGCCTTTAATTGCCGAGCAGTCCGGCGCGGACGATCGTTTATTACGTCCACTGTGTGCTAAATTACTTCCTGCGACCCTACCTGAACGTGAAGGATGGGTGAATCGTGAGGCCTTGTATGACTTTAAAGGCCGCAACCGCAAACCTCAATTAGGCCTGGCCGCGTCAATGGAAATTGAAGAATTTGCGCAACCTGCTGGTGGGTGCTGCGTGTTAACTGATGAAAATTATACTCGCCGTTTACGTGATATGTGGGACCATCGAGATACCCGCGATTATGAGCTTGAAGACATTATTCTGCTGAAAGCAGGCAGACACATACGTCCTTTGCCGCATTATAAAATGATTATTGCACGTGATGAGGCCGAAAGTAATTTTTTAACCGGATATCGCAAACAATTTATACACATGCAAATTAAAAATCATCGTGGTCCCATGATTCTCATTGAAGGACAACCAACTCCTGATGATTTGCACACCTGTGCACGTATAGCCGGCAGATTCTGTTCTGGTCGAGATGAGGCTTGCGTGGAAGTTGAATTAAATCATTTAGATGGACAGCAGCAAGTGTTGCAAGTACAACCTATACGGGCTGATGACATTCCGCGATCATGGTATTTATGA
- the recG gene encoding ATP-dependent DNA helicase RecG yields MLQQSCEILSGVGPTMATKLAKCGIYTVADLLFHLPYRYQDRTRITAICDLRPNDWCVITGRVCKTEVQYGKRMMLNCYVEDKTGILKLRFFHFNKQQIKALNESNFIRAFGEVRVFANVLEMIHPEYQLLSNDKECVVDETLTPIYPTTQGLSQTRLRQLVKIALKDFHDKLNTLEWMSPEDISSHHFYSLGKAIELLHNPPPDTSLLALEEGNHPALQRLAFDELLAQRLSLQFARRHREQLLAPLFSIEQQLRQAFIHQLPFFLTQAQQRVSEEIASDLAQTKPMLRLVQGDVGSGKTVVAALAALQAIASGYQVAFMAPTELLSEQHATNLDLWLSRLGIICCRLNGKMKTAERRETLAKLKNGQCQLLIGTHALFQEEVQFAKLGLVIIDEQHRFGVEQRLLLQQKGQKATLIPHQLLMTATPIPRTLAMTQFAHLDLSIIDELPPGRTPVNTAVLSQEKREPVIERLQAAIASGRQAYWVCTLIEESEKLQCMAATATSQNLQQQLPNAKVGLVHGRMKAAEKEATMLAFKEGKIDLLVATTVVEVGVDVPNASLMIIENAERLGLSQLHQLRGRVGRGSAQSHCLLLYQSPLSQLGAERLRVMRSTTDGFVISEKDLQLRGAGEVLGTRQTGYHQFKIANLQRDQALLPQVAKTAKQLVEEKPQLARIVAKRWLGEFEQFLQS; encoded by the coding sequence GTGTTGCAACAATCTTGCGAAATTTTATCTGGGGTCGGTCCTACAATGGCCACTAAATTGGCAAAGTGCGGCATTTATACCGTTGCCGACTTGCTATTTCATTTGCCCTACCGTTATCAAGATAGAACTCGAATTACCGCTATTTGTGATTTGCGCCCCAATGATTGGTGTGTGATAACAGGCAGAGTGTGCAAAACGGAAGTACAATACGGTAAACGCATGATGCTAAACTGTTATGTAGAAGATAAAACCGGCATCTTGAAACTGCGTTTTTTTCATTTTAATAAACAACAAATCAAAGCACTAAATGAAAGCAATTTTATACGCGCTTTCGGTGAAGTCCGAGTATTTGCCAATGTTCTCGAAATGATTCACCCTGAATATCAACTTTTGTCCAATGATAAAGAATGCGTCGTCGATGAAACGCTCACTCCAATCTATCCAACTACTCAAGGGCTTAGTCAAACTCGCTTACGCCAATTAGTTAAGATTGCCTTGAAAGATTTCCATGATAAATTGAACACTTTGGAATGGATGAGTCCAGAAGACATTTCATCTCACCATTTTTATTCGTTAGGAAAAGCAATTGAGCTTTTGCATAATCCACCTCCTGATACCTCTTTACTTGCACTTGAGGAAGGCAATCATCCCGCCCTGCAGCGTCTTGCTTTTGATGAATTATTAGCACAACGTTTGAGTTTGCAATTTGCAAGACGGCATCGCGAACAACTACTTGCACCGTTATTCTCTATTGAACAGCAGCTACGACAAGCATTTATTCACCAATTACCCTTCTTCCTCACCCAAGCTCAGCAACGAGTTAGCGAAGAAATAGCCTCCGACCTGGCGCAAACAAAACCAATGCTTCGTCTTGTGCAAGGGGATGTGGGTTCTGGCAAAACAGTAGTCGCAGCATTAGCTGCTTTACAGGCCATTGCGAGCGGCTATCAGGTTGCGTTTATGGCACCTACAGAATTATTGAGTGAGCAACATGCCACAAATCTTGACTTATGGCTCTCGAGGTTGGGAATAATCTGTTGTCGTCTCAATGGAAAAATGAAAACTGCTGAGCGTCGTGAAACACTGGCCAAACTAAAAAATGGTCAATGCCAACTGCTGATTGGCACTCATGCTTTATTCCAGGAAGAAGTCCAGTTCGCCAAACTTGGTTTAGTCATTATTGATGAGCAACATCGTTTTGGTGTAGAACAGCGGCTGTTATTACAACAAAAAGGACAAAAGGCCACTCTGATTCCTCACCAACTGTTAATGACAGCAACCCCTATTCCCAGAACCTTGGCTATGACCCAGTTTGCTCATCTTGATTTGTCAATTATTGATGAATTACCACCAGGACGTACACCTGTAAACACCGCCGTATTAAGTCAAGAAAAAAGAGAACCGGTCATCGAGCGATTGCAGGCAGCGATTGCCAGTGGACGTCAAGCGTATTGGGTGTGCACATTAATCGAAGAATCTGAAAAATTGCAATGTATGGCCGCGACAGCCACTTCACAAAATCTTCAACAACAATTACCCAATGCCAAAGTAGGTCTGGTTCACGGACGAATGAAAGCAGCAGAAAAAGAAGCGACTATGCTCGCTTTTAAAGAAGGTAAAATTGACTTGTTAGTAGCAACAACGGTGGTTGAAGTGGGCGTTGATGTTCCAAACGCCAGCCTCATGATTATTGAAAATGCCGAGCGTCTAGGTTTGTCCCAGTTGCATCAATTACGAGGTCGAGTAGGACGAGGCAGCGCGCAATCTCATTGTTTATTACTTTATCAATCCCCCCTATCTCAGCTTGGTGCTGAGCGCCTACGCGTTATGCGTTCCACGACAGATGGTTTTGTGATTTCCGAAAAAGATCTGCAGTTGCGGGGTGCAGGCGAAGTATTAGGAACACGTCAAACGGGCTACCATCAATTTAAAATCGCGAATTTACAACGTGATCAGGCTCTTCTCCCTCAAGTAGCAAAAACCGCTAAACAACTGGTTGAAGAAAAACCTCAGCTAGCACGTATAGTTGCCAAACGCTGGTTAGGTGAATTTGAGCAATTTTTACAAAGTTAG
- a CDS encoding AI-2E family transporter → MASCDFTMVKNFADKNKHPIITFTAGLILVSLIGYLLIAGRSLLIPLVIAIFIWHLLNTIHNAVQRTPFIGAHLPNWLSMVLALLVVALLVKILIDIITNNVNDVIAASSRYQENLTNIFNNMDKRFHIKTMASVDNFMQGLSVQRLLVNIYAVFTAITGSAVLIALYVIFLFVEQHFFRQKLNALIPQKGHRQLVNNIITHIVKDTQTYLGLKTLLSLITAIASWIIMKSVNLDFAEFWALLIFFLNFIPNIGAILATAFPMLLALIQFQSWVPFVIITSGIVAIQFIVGNLVEPRFLGKSLNLSALVILIALALWGAIWGILGMFLSVPITVMMMIIFAHFDATRPIAVMLSQDGYIQKAYERI, encoded by the coding sequence ATGGCTTCCTGTGACTTTACCATGGTAAAAAACTTCGCGGATAAAAATAAACATCCTATCATAACGTTTACAGCAGGCTTGATTTTAGTCTCCCTGATTGGCTATCTGCTGATTGCTGGTCGTAGTCTTTTAATCCCATTAGTGATTGCTATTTTTATCTGGCATTTGTTAAATACCATTCATAACGCCGTGCAGCGTACGCCATTTATAGGTGCTCATTTACCTAATTGGCTGAGCATGGTTCTCGCCTTGTTAGTCGTCGCCTTATTAGTAAAAATTCTAATTGATATCATCACCAACAATGTTAATGACGTTATCGCTGCGTCCTCAAGGTATCAAGAAAATTTAACCAATATTTTTAATAATATGGACAAACGCTTTCATATTAAGACTATGGCTAGTGTTGATAATTTTATGCAGGGTCTAAGTGTGCAGCGTCTTTTGGTTAATATTTATGCGGTTTTTACGGCAATTACAGGATCGGCTGTTCTTATTGCGTTGTATGTGATTTTTTTATTTGTTGAGCAGCATTTCTTTCGCCAAAAACTTAATGCCCTTATTCCTCAGAAAGGTCATCGACAATTAGTCAACAACATTATCACCCACATCGTTAAAGACACTCAAACCTATTTGGGGTTAAAAACATTACTTAGTCTTATCACTGCAATAGCAAGTTGGATTATTATGAAATCGGTCAACCTGGATTTTGCAGAATTCTGGGCATTATTAATTTTCTTCCTCAATTTTATACCCAACATAGGCGCTATCCTTGCTACGGCATTCCCTATGTTACTAGCATTAATACAGTTTCAAAGCTGGGTGCCTTTTGTCATTATTACGTCAGGAATTGTCGCCATACAATTTATTGTTGGTAACCTGGTTGAACCGCGATTCTTAGGCAAATCACTTAATTTAAGTGCATTGGTTATTTTAATTGCCCTTGCGCTATGGGGCGCAATATGGGGAATTTTGGGCATGTTTTTGTCGGTGCCTATTACAGTAATGATGATGATTATTTTTGCGCATTTTGATGCCACACGTCCTATCGCCGTTATGTTGTCTCAAGATGGTTACATTCAAAAAGCTTATGAGAGAATATAA
- a CDS encoding DSD1 family PLP-dependent enzyme codes for MIEQFLGLNKFQLDTPCLVIDREKLHHNLKRMQQHGLQYGINIRPHCKTHKCTALAKLQLEYGAIGISAAKISEAEGLINQGIQGVLVTSPVVTPYKITRLLNCFKQAPDSLVVTDNQQNIVDLELAAANHKQVINVLIDIDPGLGRTGVKPSLAIELAKKIEQSRWLNFKGIQCYAGNLQHIASYDERKISSLQIMEMASDVVKELRKQGIPCEILTGSGTGTYDIDIGASEVTEIQPGSYTVMDVEYAAIGSEQHKTHFHTFLHAMTLLTTVISSNRAEHVTVDAGTKSLYVDKKHFPKIISHPNLDYDWGGFGDEQGKITSRDGQLPGNGEVLELIVPHCDPTINLFDKFYIVSNDTVIDVWDINLRGASQ; via the coding sequence ATGATTGAACAATTTTTAGGTTTGAATAAATTTCAATTAGATACACCGTGTCTAGTGATTGATAGAGAAAAGCTTCATCATAATTTAAAGCGCATGCAGCAACATGGGCTACAATATGGCATCAATATAAGACCGCATTGTAAAACCCACAAATGTACAGCGTTGGCCAAACTCCAATTGGAGTATGGGGCGATTGGCATCAGTGCTGCCAAAATCTCAGAAGCCGAAGGACTTATCAATCAAGGAATTCAAGGAGTATTAGTAACCTCTCCAGTCGTAACCCCTTATAAAATCACAAGACTTCTTAACTGTTTTAAACAAGCACCCGATAGTTTAGTTGTGACTGATAACCAACAAAACATAGTGGATTTGGAACTTGCAGCAGCCAACCACAAGCAAGTTATTAATGTGCTTATCGACATTGACCCGGGGCTTGGAAGAACAGGAGTGAAGCCCTCTCTTGCCATTGAACTCGCAAAAAAGATTGAACAATCAAGGTGGTTAAACTTTAAAGGAATTCAATGCTACGCCGGTAATTTACAACATATCGCCTCTTATGATGAACGTAAGATAAGCTCATTACAAATTATGGAAATGGCAAGTGATGTGGTTAAAGAGTTAAGAAAACAAGGGATACCTTGTGAAATTTTAACAGGATCAGGTACAGGCACTTATGATATTGATATTGGAGCAAGTGAAGTGACTGAGATTCAACCAGGTTCATACACTGTAATGGATGTAGAATACGCAGCCATCGGCTCAGAACAACACAAAACGCATTTTCACACCTTTTTACATGCAATGACACTATTAACTACAGTTATAAGCAGTAATCGTGCTGAGCACGTCACTGTAGACGCCGGCACAAAATCTCTTTATGTCGACAAGAAACATTTTCCCAAGATTATAAGTCACCCTAATCTCGACTATGATTGGGGAGGATTTGGTGATGAACAGGGCAAAATTACGTCTAGAGATGGTCAATTACCTGGGAATGGGGAAGTGTTGGAATTAATTGTTCCCCATTGCGATCCGACCATTAACTTATTTGACAAATTTTATATTGTAAGCAACGACACAGTAATTGACGTCTGGGACATTAATTTAAGAGGCGCATCACAATAA